GCTTATCCTCAACAAAGAGAACGACACGTAGTTCACCTCTAGTTGTGAAGGCACCACTTTTGTGGTATACTGGAGGGGTACCAAAGTGGCCAAATGGGGCGGACTGTAAATCCGTTGCGAAAGCTTCGTAGGTTCGAATCCTACCCCCTCCACCAGATTTTTTGGGGAGTAGCCAAGTGGTAAGGCAACGGACTTTGACTCCGTCATTCGAAGGTTCGATCCCTTCTTCCCCAGCCAGTTTGCTCCCATAGCTCAGTCGGCAGAGCGCATCCATGGTAAGGATGAGGTCACCAGTTCGAATCTGGTTGGGAGCTCCATATATCGACGCGGGGTGGAGCAGTTGGTAGCTCGTCGGGCTCATAACCCGAAGGTCGCAGGTTCAAGTCCTGCCCCCGCAACTTTTTATGTTTTTATGATTGTTATGGATTATGTGTGGCTCGGTAGCTCAGTCGGTAGAGCAGAGGACTGAAAATCCTCGTGTCGGCGGTTCGATTCCGTCCCGAGCCATCTTTGTTTGGCGCCATAGCCAAGTGGTAAGGCCAAGGTCTGCAAAACCTTCATCCCCCGGTTCGAATCCGGGTGGCGCCTCCAATTTTGAACTTTTAGTTTCTCTATTATAGAGAAGCTTATTTTTGTTTTATGCGTTGCGATGGATATACAATGCACCGATAGTAGTGAATGTGGGCATTTTTTAGTATGAGTACTTCTAGTACGAGCTACATCCTGTTCGAAGTGGGATGTAGCTCGTTTTAAAAGTACAAGCATCACGAAGAGTGTGGTATTTCAAACCGTTTAGCAAGTGTAGTCGCAAATTGAATAAAGTACGTTAAAGAATCTGGATTACTCATCGCATGTGAATCAACAGATTGTTCTATCGGAAAGCCCATGAGTATTTTGCGGATGGGAACTTCAAGTTTCTTGCCATTAAGTGTACGAGGTACTTGGTTGATCGCAAAGATTGCATCTGGAATGTGTCTTGGCGATACTTCTGTTCGAATCACCTGTTGAATCTTCTTGATCAGTTGTTCGTCTAACGTAAGACCAGGCTGTAGCACAATAAAGAGTGGCATATACGATGGATGTCCCAAATATTCTAGGTCAATAACCAGACTGTCCATGATTTCTGGAAGTGCCTCCACGGCACGGTAGATTTCACTACTGCCCATGCGCACCCCTTGGCGGTTGATTGTGGAGTCAGATCGACCATAGATAATCGCGCTACCGTGTTCTGTGATGCGAATCCAATCCCCGTGCCGCCATACACCAGGATACTCAGAAAAGTAGCTGTCGCGATACCGCGTATGTTGTGCATCATCATTCCAAAGATAGAGTGGCATAGATGGCATGGGAGCTGTAACGACGAGCTCGCCGACTTCATTAATTACAGGTTGTCCACTCTCATTGTATGCTTCAATCTTAATACCCAGTGCCCGGCACTGCATTTCACCTGCACGTACGGGCAAAATAACACACCCTCCTACAAAAAATGCAGCTACATCAGTGCCACCGCTAATAGGTGCTAACCATATATCTTCACGTACGTGTTGATAGACCCACGCATACGCCTCAGGAGTTAATGGTGCCCCTGTACAAGAAAGCGATTGCAACGACGATAAATCATAAACTTTCCGTGGTGATAGACCGCTTTTCATGATGTATCCGAGATATGCTGGACTCACACCCATAGATGTCATACCACTTTGTTCTGCGAATGCCCACAATACATCGACAGATGGATAAAAGGGATTGCCATCATAGAGTACGGCTGTAGCGCCAAGAGTGAGATTGCTGACGACTGAATTCCACATTACCCAACCTGTTGTTGTGAACCAAAATGATCGATCACCCGGGTGAATATTGCTTTGTAATCCACCTTGTGTGACGTGATTGAGTAAGACGCCGCCGGTGCTATGAACAATAGCTTTAGGTAATCCCGTTGTGCCAGAAGAATAGAGAATCCACAAAGGATGCGCAAAGGGCAGAGTAGCAAAAGTCAATTGCGCATCCTGTTTGAGTAGATCTGTATAACGAAGGGTCTGAATCCGATCGGTCTCTCCAAACAGCTGTGCGTCAGGGAATGCATAGGGTACGATGATGGTTGCATAAAGGGAGGGTATTGCTTCCTGCAGTTCTACTAATAGAGGACGACGATCGAAAATTTTCCCATTGTAAGAATATCCGTCAATAGCGAACAAAACTTTGGGTTCAATCTGTTGAAAACGCGCGATCACACTAGGTGCTCCGAAGTCGGGTGAACAACTCGACCAGATCGCTCCAATGCTAGCACATGCAAGGAAAGCAATGATCGTTTCTGGAATATTGGGTAGGTAGGCAGCCACTCGATCACCAGCAACCACGCCAAGTTGGCGAAGTGAAGACGATATAGCTGCGACATGATGCTCTAACTCACTCCAACTGATAGTCTGTATATCAGGTCGCACTTCTGATTTTGCAATGATTGCTGGGTCAGTTGTGCGCGACATGGAAAAGACATGCTCAGCATAATTGACACTTGTTCCCTCGAACCAACGTGCATTAATCAACTCGCGACTAGATAAAACATGTTCATATGTTCCATCCAAATGAATATCAAAATAGGTGATAACTGATTCCCAAAACTCTTCTAGATGATGAATAGACCAGTTCCAAAGCTCGTTATAGTCAGCGAATGAAATGCCTTTATTATCAAGTAGCCATTGTTGGTATCCAGTAATGGTTGCATTTTCGATAGTTTCAGAGGTAGGTTGCCAGAGTAATGTACCTGGTGTAATGACATCCATAGAAATCCCCCCACAATAAGTAATTTATTGTAATGATTATTCAGATTCCTCTTATCAATATGCGGAATTGATGATCTTTACAAATAGTTCGAAG
This region of Sulfoacidibacillus ferrooxidans genomic DNA includes:
- a CDS encoding acetoacetate--CoA ligase; protein product: MDVITPGTLLWQPTSETIENATITGYQQWLLDNKGISFADYNELWNWSIHHLEEFWESVITYFDIHLDGTYEHVLSSRELINARWFEGTSVNYAEHVFSMSRTTDPAIIAKSEVRPDIQTISWSELEHHVAAISSSLRQLGVVAGDRVAAYLPNIPETIIAFLACASIGAIWSSCSPDFGAPSVIARFQQIEPKVLFAIDGYSYNGKIFDRRPLLVELQEAIPSLYATIIVPYAFPDAQLFGETDRIQTLRYTDLLKQDAQLTFATLPFAHPLWILYSSGTTGLPKAIVHSTGGVLLNHVTQGGLQSNIHPGDRSFWFTTTGWVMWNSVVSNLTLGATAVLYDGNPFYPSVDVLWAFAEQSGMTSMGVSPAYLGYIMKSGLSPRKVYDLSSLQSLSCTGAPLTPEAYAWVYQHVREDIWLAPISGGTDVAAFFVGGCVILPVRAGEMQCRALGIKIEAYNESGQPVINEVGELVVTAPMPSMPLYLWNDDAQHTRYRDSYFSEYPGVWRHGDWIRITEHGSAIIYGRSDSTINRQGVRMGSSEIYRAVEALPEIMDSLVIDLEYLGHPSYMPLFIVLQPGLTLDEQLIKKIQQVIRTEVSPRHIPDAIFAINQVPRTLNGKKLEVPIRKILMGFPIEQSVDSHAMSNPDSLTYFIQFATTLAKRFEIPHSS